A genome region from Leifsonia sp. Root112D2 includes the following:
- a CDS encoding glycosyltransferase, with translation MIAEPAVDVVIAVHDPSRAVDRAVRSVFDAVASVRVTVVCHGIEAHSLTLDPRTRSDERLRLVEFADGIRSPAGPFNHGLSLASAQFVSIMGSDDFLEPGAIGGWLAEARSSRADMVMAPVRMQNGEPMRAPLVRPWRQRGLNAVKDRLFYRSAPLGLIRRALVEERQLVLTEGLRSGEDLAVSARLYSDAIRISLPRSAPRYVVGMDAQSRVTTAVMSVSEALAAIDDLLAREWVQELSRSMRRALGIKLLRTHLLNTALARPTAGQWDAESLSLLRRCATEVVRFAPAALIPLCRADRRLLGVILAPVSDAQALVEAISARSRSARIDTVLPNSVLHAFDRESVLVRYLLYALKR, from the coding sequence ATGATCGCCGAGCCGGCCGTCGATGTCGTCATCGCGGTTCACGACCCGTCGCGAGCGGTTGATCGCGCCGTGCGTTCGGTATTCGATGCGGTGGCGTCAGTTCGCGTGACCGTGGTCTGTCATGGCATTGAAGCGCATTCGCTCACGCTCGACCCGCGGACCCGCTCAGACGAGCGACTACGTCTCGTCGAGTTCGCCGACGGCATCCGCTCACCGGCAGGTCCGTTCAACCACGGCCTCTCGCTGGCGAGTGCTCAGTTCGTCTCGATCATGGGCTCCGACGACTTTCTGGAGCCCGGGGCGATAGGCGGCTGGCTCGCTGAGGCACGCTCGTCGCGGGCCGACATGGTGATGGCTCCCGTGCGCATGCAGAACGGTGAGCCGATGCGCGCGCCACTCGTGCGGCCGTGGCGACAGCGCGGGCTGAACGCGGTCAAGGACCGACTCTTCTATCGCAGCGCCCCGCTGGGCTTAATTCGGCGGGCGCTCGTTGAGGAACGCCAGCTTGTTCTCACGGAAGGTCTGCGCAGCGGCGAGGACCTTGCCGTGAGTGCCCGACTCTACTCGGATGCGATCCGCATCAGCCTCCCCCGGTCGGCGCCTCGATATGTCGTCGGAATGGATGCACAGAGCCGTGTCACCACCGCAGTGATGTCGGTGAGTGAGGCGCTCGCCGCGATAGATGATCTGCTCGCACGAGAATGGGTTCAGGAGCTCTCGCGCTCGATGCGGCGGGCGCTCGGTATCAAGCTGCTGCGCACGCACCTGCTGAATACCGCGCTCGCGCGACCGACTGCAGGGCAGTGGGACGCGGAGTCGCTGAGTCTCCTGCGCCGGTGCGCCACCGAGGTCGTTCGCTTCGCACCGGCTGCCCTCATTCCGCTGTGTCGTGCCGATCGACGACTGCTCGGCGTCATCCTGGCGCCGGTCAGCGACGCGCAGGCCCTCGTCGAGGCGATTTCAGCGCGCAGCCGCAGCGCGCGTATCGACACGGTTCTTCCGAACAGCGTGCTGCACGCCTTTGATCGCGAGAGCGTGCTGGTTCGGTACCTGCTCTACGCTCTGAAAAGATAG
- a CDS encoding glycosyltransferase, whose translation MAEAPDAPIRFFVAPSNFAGQGWQWAHAAQRHLDGVKAVAMAYHGAGEFGFPVDMSVPVSGYVFSKKWQARQREAVTAGFTHVGVEAERHPFGRVFDQSVETQVRQLLDAGVKVAFLSHGTDIRLPSRHAAMEEYSPYKDGLWPFTERAELESGDNLAMIARLEIPVFVSTPDLLVDVPHASWLPVIVEPEKWRSATQPLHRGRPVVVHAPSGAIIKGSDLVDPIMQSLHEQGIVEYVRIQGVPADEIPEIYRNADIVLDQFRLGSYGVAACESLAAGRVVIGHVSRFVRDYVREHTGTELPIVEATASTLEATIRTICADPQRYRELASAGPEFVAAVHDGRASAAVLKTFLDPESDAA comes from the coding sequence GTGGCCGAGGCACCCGACGCTCCGATCCGTTTTTTTGTCGCGCCGTCCAATTTTGCGGGACAGGGGTGGCAGTGGGCGCATGCGGCCCAGCGCCATCTCGACGGGGTCAAGGCCGTCGCCATGGCGTATCACGGCGCCGGAGAATTCGGCTTTCCGGTGGATATGTCGGTGCCGGTCAGCGGATATGTCTTTTCTAAGAAGTGGCAGGCACGGCAGCGCGAGGCCGTGACGGCGGGGTTTACCCACGTTGGGGTCGAGGCGGAGCGGCATCCGTTCGGTCGCGTCTTCGACCAGAGTGTCGAGACCCAGGTCAGGCAATTGCTCGATGCAGGAGTGAAGGTTGCCTTCCTCTCGCATGGCACGGACATCCGGCTGCCCAGCAGGCACGCGGCAATGGAAGAGTATTCGCCGTACAAGGACGGGCTCTGGCCGTTCACGGAACGTGCCGAGCTCGAGTCTGGCGATAACCTCGCGATGATTGCACGACTGGAAATACCGGTGTTCGTCTCGACGCCCGATCTGCTTGTCGACGTGCCGCATGCCAGCTGGCTGCCCGTGATCGTTGAACCCGAGAAATGGCGCAGTGCAACCCAGCCGTTGCACCGCGGCAGGCCGGTGGTGGTGCATGCACCGAGCGGCGCGATCATCAAGGGCTCAGACCTCGTTGACCCGATCATGCAGTCTCTGCACGAGCAGGGGATCGTGGAGTATGTTCGCATCCAGGGCGTGCCAGCCGATGAGATACCGGAGATTTACCGCAACGCAGACATCGTTCTCGATCAGTTTCGACTGGGCTCTTATGGCGTAGCGGCCTGTGAATCCCTGGCCGCAGGACGCGTCGTAATAGGCCACGTTTCGCGGTTCGTGCGCGACTACGTGCGTGAGCACACCGGGACGGAACTGCCCATCGTTGAGGCGACGGCATCGACCCTCGAAGCAACCATTCGCACAATCTGCGCCGATCCGCAGCGCTATCGCGAGCTCGCATCAGCGGGTCCGGAGTTCGTCGCGGCCGTGCACGATGGGCGCGCTTCGGCCGCGGTGCTCAAAACATTTCTCGACCCCGAAAGCGATGCGGCATGA